A stretch of Pseudomonas sp. CCC3.1 DNA encodes these proteins:
- a CDS encoding response regulator transcription factor, whose product MNTIFIVDDHPVIRLAIRMLLEHEGYEIVGETDNGVDAMQMIRECVPDLIILDISIPKLDGLEVLARFNAMNSTLKTLVLTAQSPALFAMRCMQSGAAGYVCKQEELNELVSAIKAVFSGYNYFPSQALTPERPGDENASELELFKLVNDRELMVLKLFAQGKTNKEIATGMFLSNKTVSTYKKRLMQKLKANSLVDLIELAKRNALV is encoded by the coding sequence ATGAACACGATTTTTATTGTCGACGACCACCCGGTAATCCGTCTGGCTATTCGCATGTTGTTAGAACATGAGGGTTATGAAATAGTCGGCGAAACCGACAATGGCGTAGATGCGATGCAAATGATCCGCGAATGTGTCCCAGACCTGATCATTCTCGATATCAGCATTCCGAAACTCGACGGACTGGAAGTGTTAGCGCGTTTTAACGCAATGAATTCAACCCTTAAAACCCTGGTCCTGACGGCCCAGTCACCAGCCCTTTTTGCCATGCGTTGCATGCAATCGGGCGCGGCCGGTTATGTGTGTAAACAAGAGGAACTAAACGAACTTGTCAGCGCAATAAAAGCTGTATTTTCTGGCTACAATTACTTTCCCAGCCAAGCATTGACTCCTGAAAGACCAGGAGATGAAAACGCATCAGAGCTCGAATTATTCAAACTAGTGAACGACCGGGAACTCATGGTCCTGAAGCTGTTTGCACAAGGAAAAACTAACAAGGAAATAGCCACCGGAATGTTTCTTAGTAATAAAACCGTGAGCACTTATAAAAAACGGCTCATGCAAAAACTTAAAGCCAATTCCCTGGTCGACCTTATCGAATTGGCAAAACGCAACGCCTTAGTGTGA
- a CDS encoding deoxyguanosinetriphosphate triphosphohydrolase produces MDWQTLLNRERLGKPHHSPEELGRSPFHKDHDRIIFSGAFRRLGRKTQVHPVNSNDHIHTRLTHSLEVSCVGRSLGMRVGETIRSALPEWCDPADLGMVVQSACLAHDIGNPPFGHSGEDAIRNWFQQAAGKGWLDDMSEAERNDFLSFEGNAQGFRVLTQLEYHQFDGGTRLTHATLGTFLKYPWTARHADSLGYKKHKFGCYQSELHLLENIAHKLGLPQIEDQRWARHPLVYLMEAADDICYALIDLEDGLEMDLLHYVEVESLLLNLVGDDLPETYRQLGPQDSQRRKLAILRGKAIEHLTNAAARAFVEQQDALLAGNLPGDLVEHMHGTAKRCVLDAKDMARKKIFQDKRKTLHEIGAYTTLEILLNAFCGAALEQHGQKSLSFKNRRILDLLGNNAPAPNWSLHRSFMRIIDFIAGMTDSYATQMAREMTGRSSPV; encoded by the coding sequence TTGGATTGGCAAACCCTGCTTAACCGCGAACGCCTTGGAAAACCTCACCATAGCCCCGAAGAGCTCGGGCGCAGTCCTTTCCACAAAGATCACGACCGGATTATTTTTTCTGGCGCCTTTCGCCGCCTGGGACGTAAAACCCAGGTGCACCCGGTCAACAGTAACGACCACATCCATACCCGGCTCACCCACTCGCTCGAAGTCAGTTGCGTGGGCCGCTCACTGGGTATGCGGGTCGGCGAAACCATTCGCAGCGCCCTGCCCGAATGGTGCGACCCCGCCGATCTGGGGATGGTGGTGCAATCTGCTTGCCTGGCCCACGACATCGGCAACCCGCCCTTTGGCCACTCCGGCGAGGACGCGATACGCAACTGGTTCCAGCAGGCCGCTGGCAAGGGTTGGCTGGATGACATGAGTGAGGCCGAGCGCAACGACTTCTTGAGTTTTGAAGGCAATGCACAAGGTTTCAGGGTGCTCACCCAACTTGAATATCATCAATTCGATGGCGGCACACGCCTGACCCACGCCACGCTGGGCACCTTTCTCAAGTACCCGTGGACAGCGCGCCATGCCGACTCTCTGGGGTACAAAAAGCATAAGTTCGGGTGTTATCAAAGTGAACTTCACCTGCTGGAAAATATTGCCCACAAACTGGGCCTGCCACAGATAGAGGATCAGCGCTGGGCACGCCATCCTCTGGTGTACCTGATGGAAGCGGCTGATGACATCTGCTACGCGCTGATCGACCTTGAAGACGGCCTGGAAATGGACCTGCTGCACTACGTCGAGGTCGAGTCACTGCTGCTGAATCTGGTGGGGGACGATTTACCTGAGACCTATCGCCAGCTCGGCCCCCAAGACTCGCAACGGCGCAAGCTGGCGATTCTGCGGGGCAAGGCCATTGAACACCTGACCAACGCCGCCGCCCGCGCCTTTGTCGAGCAGCAAGACGCACTGCTGGCCGGCAACTTGCCGGGGGATCTGGTCGAACACATGCACGGCACGGCCAAGCGCTGCGTGCTGGATGCCAAAGACATGGCGCGCAAAAAAATCTTCCAGGACAAACGCAAAACCCTGCATGAGATTGGCGCCTACACCACGCTGGAAATCTTGCTGAATGCCTTTTGCGGCGCGGCGCTGGAGCAACATGGCCAAAAAAGCCTGTCGTTCAAGAATCGACGCATTCTCGATTTGCTGGGCAATAACGCCCCTGCTCCGAATTGGTCACTGCATCGCTCGTTTATGCGCATCATCGACTTTATCGCGGGCATGACCGACAGCTATGCCACGCAGATGGCCAGAGAAATGACTGGCCGCTCCAGCCCCGTCTGA
- a CDS encoding phage holin family protein, translating into MSNEESGSRSSPRRLGAAFLGLLHSHVELLGIELQEQKARTVSLLLFAGLALVFGLLLLIGLSALILILLWDSYRLAGIIGLCVFYALAAVFCGLRLKAAVFDESSPFNATLEELAKDRERLLP; encoded by the coding sequence ATGAGTAACGAAGAATCCGGCTCCCGCTCCTCACCGCGGCGCCTGGGTGCCGCGTTTCTGGGTCTGCTGCACAGCCACGTCGAGTTGCTGGGCATTGAACTGCAAGAACAAAAAGCGCGCACGGTCAGCCTGTTGTTGTTTGCCGGGCTGGCACTGGTATTCGGGCTGTTGTTGCTGATCGGTCTGTCGGCGCTGATATTGATTTTGCTTTGGGACAGTTACCGCCTGGCCGGCATTATCGGGCTTTGCGTGTTTTATGCACTGGCGGCGGTTTTCTGCGGCTTGCGCCTTAAAGCGGCGGTGTTCGATGAGTCCTCTCCTTTCAACGCCACGCTCGAAGAGCTGGCCAAAGACCGCGAGCGTTTGTTGCCATGA
- a CDS encoding YqjD family protein — protein MARKTAKNAQEILKADFQALVSDTERLLEHSASLAGEQADELRAQIKLSLHNARESLEQTKESLQERGEAAVTATEDYVQANPWQSVGIAAGVGFLIGLLATRR, from the coding sequence ATGGCCCGCAAAACAGCAAAGAATGCTCAAGAAATCCTCAAGGCCGATTTCCAGGCCTTGGTCAGCGACACTGAACGCCTGCTGGAGCACAGTGCTTCGCTGGCTGGCGAACAGGCTGACGAATTGCGCGCCCAGATCAAGCTGAGCCTGCACAATGCCCGCGAATCGCTGGAACAGACCAAAGAGTCGTTGCAGGAACGTGGTGAAGCCGCCGTGACCGCCACTGAAGATTATGTTCAGGCAAACCCGTGGCAGTCCGTAGGCATTGCGGCCGGGGTCGGCTTTTTGATTGGCCTGCTGGCCACCCGGCGCTGA
- a CDS encoding monovalent cation:proton antiporter-2 (CPA2) family protein, translated as MFANLLIILASSLVVIALFRRLQLPPVLGYLCVGLFIGPTALNWVNDSPDLPDLGELGVVFLLFSLGLEFSLPKMLKLRRVVFGLGSLQVLGTTVVLGGLLYAFGMSPNSALLLGAGLALSSTAIVSKELTSLGEIFSRHGQNAIGVLLFQDVVAVLLLTLVPVFAGSSDQAWYWALPTTLGKTVILFVGLLITSRLLLPRLFHEVAASRSAELFVLLALVIVLVTAWLTHLLGLSPALGAFLAGMLLGESHYRHQIEADIRPFRDILLGLFFVSIGMLIDLQLFLHHGFLILGLTLALMLIKGCVVAILVKLRGSDAETAWRSGLALAQGGEFCFALMAQMQLNALIPSEDAPYLLAATFCSMLLTPLLLRAAPQIAASLHHKSNEEAELEEIAAQSAELHGHVVICGYGRVGQSIGRFLRRENQEFIALDYDPDRIQEATKTENSVHYGDARRGDLLRAVGLDRARLLVIAVDNSDVAMSVLKEARLITLDVPVLVRTRDDSKLAELKAAGATEVVPELLESSLMLASHALILLGLPEKTVRQRVDEVRHNRYHLLEGCFETPDSHDGPGFPREGE; from the coding sequence GTGTTTGCCAATTTGTTAATCATCCTTGCCTCGTCACTGGTCGTCATTGCCCTGTTTCGACGCCTGCAACTGCCGCCGGTACTGGGTTATTTGTGTGTCGGCCTGTTCATTGGCCCGACCGCACTGAACTGGGTCAATGACAGCCCGGACCTGCCTGACCTCGGCGAGTTGGGGGTGGTGTTTCTCCTGTTTTCGCTGGGGCTGGAGTTTTCGCTGCCCAAGATGCTCAAGCTGCGGCGCGTGGTGTTTGGCCTCGGCAGTTTGCAGGTTTTAGGCACGACCGTGGTGCTGGGCGGGCTGCTGTATGCCTTTGGGATGAGCCCCAACAGCGCACTGCTACTCGGCGCCGGGCTTGCCTTGTCGTCCACCGCCATCGTCAGCAAAGAACTGACCAGCCTCGGGGAAATTTTCAGTCGTCACGGCCAGAACGCTATTGGCGTGCTGCTGTTTCAGGACGTCGTCGCGGTCTTGCTGCTGACGCTGGTGCCCGTGTTTGCGGGCAGCAGCGACCAAGCCTGGTATTGGGCACTGCCGACGACCTTGGGCAAAACTGTGATTTTGTTTGTCGGTCTGCTCATCACCAGCCGCTTGCTGTTGCCGCGACTGTTCCATGAAGTGGCGGCCTCGCGTTCTGCCGAGCTGTTTGTGTTGCTGGCCCTGGTGATCGTGCTGGTCACCGCATGGCTCACCCATTTACTGGGGCTGTCCCCCGCGCTGGGCGCGTTCCTGGCGGGCATGCTGCTGGGAGAGAGCCATTACCGGCATCAGATTGAAGCCGATATCCGGCCCTTTCGCGACATTCTGCTGGGGCTGTTTTTCGTCAGCATTGGCATGCTCATCGACCTGCAATTGTTCCTGCACCACGGCTTCCTGATTCTGGGCCTCACGCTGGCCCTGATGCTGATCAAGGGCTGTGTGGTGGCGATTTTGGTCAAGCTGCGCGGCAGCGACGCAGAAACCGCGTGGCGAAGCGGCCTGGCACTGGCTCAAGGCGGTGAATTCTGCTTTGCACTGATGGCACAAATGCAGCTCAACGCGCTGATCCCGTCCGAAGACGCTCCTTATTTGCTGGCGGCCACCTTCTGTTCGATGCTGCTGACCCCCTTGCTGCTGCGCGCCGCGCCGCAAATCGCTGCCAGCCTGCACCACAAGTCGAATGAAGAAGCCGAACTGGAAGAGATCGCCGCACAAAGTGCCGAGTTGCACGGGCACGTTGTGATCTGTGGCTATGGCCGTGTCGGTCAGTCCATCGGGCGTTTTCTACGCCGCGAAAACCAAGAATTTATCGCGCTGGACTACGACCCGGATCGAATTCAAGAGGCCACCAAAACCGAAAATTCGGTGCATTACGGCGACGCGCGTCGAGGTGATTTGCTCCGCGCTGTAGGCCTGGACCGCGCGCGCCTGCTGGTGATCGCGGTGGATAACAGCGATGTCGCAATGAGTGTGCTCAAAGAGGCCCGGCTGATCACTCTTGATGTGCCGGTACTGGTCAGAACCCGCGATGACAGCAAACTCGCCGAACTAAAAGCGGCCGGGGCCACCGAAGTGGTGCCCGAGTTGCTGGAGTCCAGCTTGATGTTGGCTTCACATGCCCTGATATTGCTCGGGCTGCCCGAAAAAACCGTGCGCCAGCGCGTGGATGAGGTGCGCCATAACCGCTATCACTTGCTCGAAGGCTGCTTTGAAACCCCCGACTCGCATGACGGGCCGGGTTTTCCCCGCGAAGGCGAATAA
- a CDS encoding glutaredoxin family protein yields the protein MLPECQLFGTLGCHLCELAEDVVMPLVYDGGLMVELVDIADSEQTVAAYGLRIPVLRRVDTGLELDWPFDTEQVKHFLL from the coding sequence ATGCTGCCCGAATGTCAGTTGTTCGGCACCTTGGGTTGCCATTTGTGTGAGCTGGCCGAAGACGTCGTGATGCCTTTGGTCTACGACGGCGGGTTGATGGTTGAGCTGGTCGACATTGCGGACAGCGAGCAGACCGTTGCAGCCTACGGCTTGCGCATTCCTGTGTTGCGCCGTGTGGATACAGGCCTGGAGCTGGACTGGCCATTTGATACGGAGCAGGTGAAGCACTTTCTGCTATAG
- a CDS encoding pseudouridine synthase: MSTELFNAAEHQASTLYLPPGAWLTVLDCLCEHFRAISREQWLDRMARGRVLDANGAPISPQLAYKEGLRIHYFREVPNETPIPVHETILYADEHLVVADKPHFLPVTPAGEYVEQTLLRRLIRTLDNPHLVPLHRIDRHTAGLVLFSANPASRSAYQSLFPTRKIDKRYEAIARALPELELPRVHKSRLVEGEPFFRMQEGPGASNTETRVEVCEKTGDVWRYALYPVTGKKHQLRVHMASLGAGICNDPFYPDVIKDAVDDYTKPLKLLAQSLRFADPLTGEERFFESRIHLDW; the protein is encoded by the coding sequence ATGTCGACCGAGCTGTTTAACGCCGCCGAGCACCAAGCCAGCACGTTGTATCTGCCGCCGGGCGCCTGGCTGACAGTGCTCGATTGCTTGTGCGAGCACTTTCGGGCCATCAGCCGTGAGCAATGGCTTGACCGAATGGCCCGGGGCCGCGTGCTGGACGCCAACGGGGCGCCGATCAGCCCGCAACTGGCGTACAAAGAAGGCCTGCGCATTCACTATTTTCGTGAAGTGCCCAACGAGACACCGATCCCGGTGCATGAAACCATCCTGTATGCCGACGAGCATCTGGTGGTGGCGGACAAACCGCATTTTCTGCCCGTGACCCCGGCGGGCGAATACGTTGAACAGACGTTGCTGCGTCGCCTGATCCGTACGCTGGACAACCCGCATCTGGTGCCGCTGCACCGTATCGACCGGCATACCGCTGGCCTGGTGTTGTTTTCGGCCAATCCGGCCAGTCGTTCGGCGTATCAGTCGTTATTTCCCACGCGCAAGATCGATAAGCGCTACGAAGCCATTGCCCGCGCTTTGCCTGAGCTTGAGTTGCCGCGTGTGCATAAAAGCCGTTTGGTGGAGGGCGAGCCGTTTTTCCGCATGCAGGAAGGGCCTGGCGCCAGTAACACCGAAACTCGCGTCGAGGTCTGTGAGAAAACGGGTGATGTGTGGCGTTACGCGCTGTACCCAGTCACGGGTAAAAAACATCAACTGCGGGTGCACATGGCGTCGCTGGGGGCGGGAATTTGCAATGACCCGTTTTATCCTGACGTGATCAAGGACGCGGTCGACGACTACACAAAACCGCTGAAATTGCTGGCGCAGAGCTTGCGCTTTGCCGATCCGCTGACCGGTGAAGAACGCTTTTTCGAGAGTCGGATTCATCTGGATTGGTAG